A single window of uncultured Pseudodesulfovibrio sp. DNA harbors:
- a CDS encoding 2-oxoacid:acceptor oxidoreductase family protein produces MKPQQELERFEIRFSGLGGQGIITLGKIMGQGLALGHGYNVTQTQSYGPEARGGSSKCDLVISSSPISYPKAENLDLLVALSQEACNTYYPYLKPGGVLVLESDLVKQPPTNQFLGLPYTALAKDKVGILQAMNTVVLGSLSFLLPFVNQGAMRKSLESVLPPKIKAINTKAFNLGHRLAKKEWGDDVGEAWRDE; encoded by the coding sequence ATGAAACCGCAGCAAGAACTTGAGCGTTTCGAAATTCGCTTTTCCGGTCTGGGCGGTCAGGGTATCATTACTTTGGGCAAGATCATGGGGCAGGGGTTAGCTCTTGGCCATGGCTACAATGTCACCCAGACTCAAAGCTATGGCCCTGAGGCGCGTGGTGGGTCCAGTAAATGTGATCTGGTCATAAGCTCAAGTCCTATCAGCTATCCCAAAGCTGAGAATTTGGATTTGCTTGTGGCATTGTCTCAGGAAGCTTGTAACACGTATTATCCCTATCTGAAGCCCGGAGGGGTGTTGGTGCTGGAGTCTGATTTGGTCAAGCAACCGCCGACCAATCAGTTTCTTGGCTTGCCGTACACCGCGCTTGCCAAGGATAAAGTCGGTATCCTTCAGGCCATGAATACCGTGGTTCTGGGATCTCTTTCCTTCCTGCTTCCCTTTGTCAATCAGGGGGCCATGCGCAAGAGTCTGGAATCCGTACTGCCGCCCAAGATCAAGGCCATCAACACCAAGGCTTTCAATCTGGGACATCGTCTTGCCAAGAAAGAATGGGGTGATGATGTCGGCGAAGCATGGCGTGATGAATAG
- a CDS encoding FlgO family outer membrane protein — MHGSSDGLTATPGRQQMTKPVLILLMISTTLFMAGCGNRMWEDGKDTASETYNYVFDTAPTAKSYHETASIPLIELNYRAADVLYSNVGKGELTLKSAVFVKRFTNQKDPGDNAIFGSVITQQIADRLVQRGVLITDGTPNATDYLYSKGTNAEDYKSLTDTMSGKLPPRSGMLTGNYVIGDNYVYMSSKVIRLVDSAVVSAHNWTLPISDNIREMLPQLKSDDGMVPTVKNKFD; from the coding sequence ATGCACGGTTCGTCAGACGGCTTAACTGCGACTCCGGGACGGCAACAGATGACCAAGCCTGTACTGATATTACTCATGATCTCCACCACCCTCTTCATGGCTGGGTGTGGCAACCGCATGTGGGAAGACGGTAAGGATACTGCCTCAGAAACATACAACTATGTTTTTGACACCGCTCCTACAGCGAAATCTTACCATGAGACCGCGTCAATTCCTCTTATCGAATTAAACTACAGAGCAGCTGATGTGCTGTACTCCAACGTAGGCAAAGGGGAATTAACTCTAAAATCTGCCGTGTTTGTCAAACGATTCACCAATCAAAAAGACCCCGGCGACAATGCCATTTTCGGCTCAGTCATAACTCAACAAATCGCGGACCGACTAGTCCAACGTGGTGTACTCATCACTGACGGCACTCCCAATGCTACCGACTACCTATACAGCAAAGGAACCAATGCCGAAGATTACAAAAGTCTCACCGACACCATGTCAGGCAAATTGCCACCCAGATCCGGGATGCTCACCGGTAATTACGTAATTGGCGACAATTATGTCTATATGTCCTCCAAAGTCATACGACTGGTAGACTCCGCCGTTGTCTCGGCTCACAACTGGACACTGCCCATCTCCGACAACATCCGAGAAATGCTGCCTCAACTCAAGAGTGACGATGGCATGGTTCCCACAGTCAAAAACAAATTCGACTAA
- a CDS encoding purine-nucleoside phosphorylase, whose product MEYRKKIQHSVAYIQEKLGKVQADTVAFVTGTGLGGLTDAIENPILLPYEEIEEFPVSTVKSHAGQLISGTIDGLPVLALQGRFHLYEGFTAQEATHNIRVLGELGVRNLILTNAVGALNPSFETGSPMIIEDHINMTGHTPLRGENVDSWGERFPDMCAVYDPTLRQLAVNKALELGIRLERGVFMQIMGPNMETPAETRMYRRLGADAIGMSTCMEAIAAHHMGIRILGISCLTNKNLPDCMKEASLDTVIAQAEKSSATMTNLIRAILKEIPQTAE is encoded by the coding sequence ATGGAATACCGTAAAAAGATACAACATTCTGTCGCATACATACAGGAAAAATTAGGCAAAGTTCAAGCTGATACTGTCGCATTTGTAACAGGCACAGGACTTGGCGGACTTACTGACGCTATTGAAAACCCAATTTTGCTGCCTTATGAAGAGATTGAGGAGTTCCCTGTATCAACAGTCAAGAGCCATGCCGGACAGTTGATTTCCGGCACCATTGATGGCCTACCCGTGCTGGCTTTGCAGGGCCGATTCCATCTGTATGAAGGATTCACCGCACAGGAAGCGACCCATAATATTCGCGTTCTGGGCGAACTCGGCGTAAGAAATCTGATCCTGACCAACGCGGTAGGCGCACTCAACCCTTCGTTTGAAACCGGCTCTCCAATGATCATAGAAGATCACATCAATATGACCGGTCACACACCTCTCCGCGGCGAAAACGTCGACTCTTGGGGAGAACGGTTCCCGGACATGTGCGCTGTATACGACCCAACTCTACGACAATTGGCTGTAAACAAAGCTCTTGAACTGGGTATCCGATTGGAGCGTGGCGTATTCATGCAGATCATGGGGCCGAATATGGAAACTCCTGCAGAAACCCGCATGTATCGACGGCTGGGAGCAGACGCCATTGGCATGTCCACTTGTATGGAGGCCATCGCAGCTCATCACATGGGTATCCGTATCCTCGGTATATCCTGCCTGACCAATAAGAACCTCCCTGACTGCATGAAGGAAGCATCGCTGGATACCGTTATTGCCCAGGCAGAAAAGTCATCGGCAACAATGACAAATCTTATCCGCGCAATACTAAAGGAAATCCCACAAACAGCCGAATAG
- a CDS encoding MotA/TolQ/ExbB proton channel family protein, translating into MDIVTLLGLTVGFALIIGAIVIGGAVDVFINVPGMMIVVGGTLASIMVAFPFEEVIQAFKAAFKIFVSRKTKVRDVVNIMVKVAEISRREGLIALENVQTENMVLKKSCQLIADNADPDLIRSTLAIEITSMRRRHQVGQDVFKRLAALAPAFGMMGTLIGLVQMLSQLDNPKSIGPAMAVALLTTFYGSAMSTLFFIPMAAKLKARTLQEQLHLEVIFEGAKSILENNNPRLVYEKLSSFLAPAERDTQR; encoded by the coding sequence ATGGATATTGTGACACTACTTGGTCTCACCGTTGGTTTTGCGCTCATTATCGGGGCAATTGTCATAGGTGGGGCTGTTGATGTTTTTATCAATGTTCCCGGTATGATGATTGTCGTTGGCGGTACTTTGGCGTCTATTATGGTCGCCTTTCCTTTTGAAGAGGTTATACAGGCCTTCAAGGCCGCCTTCAAGATTTTCGTATCCCGTAAAACCAAAGTACGTGATGTCGTGAACATCATGGTAAAAGTGGCGGAAATCAGTCGTCGTGAAGGGCTGATCGCTTTGGAAAATGTTCAGACTGAAAATATGGTCCTCAAGAAATCCTGCCAGCTTATTGCGGATAATGCGGACCCGGATCTTATTCGTTCCACACTTGCCATTGAAATTACTTCCATGCGCCGCCGTCATCAGGTCGGACAGGACGTGTTCAAGCGATTGGCAGCACTTGCTCCCGCATTTGGTATGATGGGAACGCTCATTGGTCTCGTTCAGATGCTTTCTCAATTGGATAATCCAAAGTCTATTGGACCGGCCATGGCCGTTGCGTTGCTGACGACATTTTATGGTTCAGCAATGTCTACGTTGTTTTTCATCCCCATGGCGGCCAAGCTTAAGGCAAGGACGCTTCAGGAACAATTGCATCTTGAAGTTATATTCGAAGGTGCCAAGTCCATTTTGGAAAACAACAACCCGAGGCTTGTTTACGAAAAGTTGTCCTCCTTCCTGGCCCCGGCAGAAAGGGATACACAACGATGA
- a CDS encoding flagellar motor protein MotB, with product MKDDDRLISLPDEEEEGGGEWLTTFADLSMLLLVFFVLLYSMSTIDTHKFSETFSSVTKALQGKMQKVATSRITREEAGVLIDQALMRRQIIESQRKVYAEVKTLQTKKGVEGLVSANFEDGVITIRVPGDVMFPSGRVNLTPKGVRLVATLKDFFIKHKDQNIKIVGYTDNVRPSQRSRFKDNWEISALRAVNVLRELLKMGLESTRLTATGLAYLNPLFPNSSAEYRAKNRRVEFILEKRVSGQ from the coding sequence ATGAAAGACGATGATCGGTTGATTTCTTTGCCCGATGAAGAAGAAGAGGGCGGCGGCGAATGGCTGACGACGTTTGCCGACCTCTCCATGCTTTTATTGGTCTTTTTTGTGCTTCTCTATTCCATGTCGACCATTGATACACATAAGTTTTCCGAAACATTTTCTTCTGTGACCAAGGCGCTGCAGGGTAAGATGCAGAAGGTGGCTACCAGTCGAATAACTCGAGAAGAAGCCGGTGTGCTTATTGATCAAGCCCTTATGCGTCGGCAAATTATCGAGTCTCAGCGTAAAGTATATGCCGAGGTCAAGACTTTGCAGACCAAGAAAGGCGTGGAAGGGTTGGTCAGTGCGAATTTTGAAGATGGAGTCATTACCATACGAGTGCCGGGCGATGTTATGTTTCCTTCAGGCAGGGTTAATTTGACACCGAAAGGAGTTCGATTGGTTGCCACGCTCAAGGATTTTTTTATCAAACACAAAGATCAGAATATCAAGATTGTTGGATACACGGATAATGTACGTCCCAGTCAAAGGTCACGCTTCAAGGATAATTGGGAAATTTCTGCTCTCCGAGCCGTCAATGTTTTGAGGGAATTGCTCAAAATGGGGCTTGAGTCCACTCGGTTGACAGCCACTGGGCTTGCGTATTTGAACCCCTTGTTTCCGAACTCTTCAGCTGAGTATCGGGCCAAGAATCGTCGCGTTGAATTCATACTTGAAAAACGGGTGTCCGGTCAGTAG
- a CDS encoding PilZ domain-containing protein: protein MDFEISIPEDEEQLRKAFRTKVPGLKARFPEQKRLLDVMDLSATGFAVLDAEKSFSEKQTVEVELLINKKLFLSGISALVMRVLDNGIVGLNFVDLERQKQIKLDKLVLEVQKRLIALRKKKREQG, encoded by the coding sequence ATGGATTTTGAAATAAGTATACCTGAAGATGAAGAACAGTTGCGCAAGGCTTTTCGTACCAAGGTTCCCGGCCTCAAGGCCCGGTTCCCGGAGCAAAAGCGTCTGCTGGATGTCATGGATTTGAGTGCCACCGGATTTGCTGTACTCGATGCCGAAAAGAGCTTTTCGGAGAAGCAGACGGTTGAGGTGGAATTGTTGATTAACAAGAAGCTTTTTTTGAGTGGAATATCCGCGTTGGTCATGCGAGTCCTTGATAACGGCATTGTGGGGTTGAATTTCGTCGATCTGGAACGACAAAAACAAATCAAGTTGGATAAGCTTGTTCTTGAAGTCCAGAAGCGACTCATTGCCCTGCGCAAGAAAAAACGGGAGCAAGGCTGA
- a CDS encoding biotin carboxylase N-terminal domain-containing protein produces the protein MFSTNGDRHKVLIANRGEIAMRVMRACQRLGLDFVCVCTPEDEASGHVVLARKLAGDSAVYTITSYLDANELFSVADASGATAVHPGYGFFAEDFRFARRVVRRDRPMEFIGPSWWVIRDLGDKINTKRIARSLNVPTVPGSDRPVYSELEADEIASSLFDFQASQGILNGVIMVKASAGGGGMGIEEVGDLDEFRSVFRRIRNYAKRNFGDEGVLIEQRIFDFNHLEVQVVSERSGKRHVHFGTRNCSVQSTGKQKRIEVAPGFAPGVVPYTFDAEKVLEEITQHSLSMARESGYDNVGTWEWIITPKGEPFLMEVNTRIQVENGVSAIISKADGNSVDIITEQIRLALGQPLGYSQDDIELDGVGIEYRIVAENTDNWFTPCAGRITRFEWEEQDWLDVYTQVPIDTAYEIPMEFDPNLALAIIWGKNLEEAKARGVQFLDSLVLEGDISGKSEDFYTNIKYLKAKTDRLLEF, from the coding sequence GTGTTTTCAACGAACGGTGATCGGCACAAGGTCCTCATAGCCAATCGCGGCGAAATCGCCATGCGGGTGATGAGGGCCTGTCAGCGTCTGGGGTTGGATTTCGTTTGTGTCTGTACGCCGGAAGACGAGGCGTCCGGGCACGTTGTGCTTGCCCGAAAATTGGCTGGCGACAGTGCTGTTTACACTATTACATCGTATCTGGATGCGAATGAACTGTTCTCGGTGGCTGATGCCAGTGGAGCGACAGCGGTGCATCCCGGGTATGGCTTTTTTGCTGAAGATTTTCGGTTTGCTCGGCGTGTGGTGCGTCGTGATCGGCCTATGGAATTTATTGGGCCATCCTGGTGGGTTATTCGAGATCTGGGTGACAAGATTAACACCAAGCGTATTGCTCGGAGTCTGAATGTTCCGACAGTGCCGGGGTCTGATCGTCCGGTCTATAGTGAACTTGAAGCGGACGAGATCGCGTCCAGCCTGTTTGATTTTCAAGCGAGTCAGGGCATTCTTAATGGTGTGATCATGGTCAAGGCTTCGGCTGGTGGCGGTGGTATGGGCATTGAGGAAGTCGGCGATCTTGATGAATTCCGTTCTGTTTTTCGTCGTATTCGCAATTATGCCAAACGGAACTTCGGCGATGAGGGAGTTCTCATCGAACAGCGAATTTTCGATTTTAACCACCTTGAAGTACAGGTGGTCAGCGAACGTAGCGGTAAGCGGCATGTGCATTTCGGGACTCGTAACTGTTCTGTGCAGTCTACTGGTAAGCAGAAACGTATTGAAGTCGCACCGGGGTTTGCGCCGGGGGTTGTGCCATATACTTTTGATGCGGAAAAGGTGCTTGAGGAGATTACTCAGCATTCTTTGTCAATGGCCCGCGAATCCGGGTACGATAATGTCGGAACATGGGAATGGATTATTACACCGAAGGGTGAACCGTTTCTTATGGAAGTGAATACGCGGATTCAGGTGGAAAACGGTGTGTCCGCAATTATTTCCAAAGCTGATGGTAATTCTGTGGATATTATCACCGAACAGATTCGTTTGGCACTGGGACAGCCGCTTGGGTACAGTCAGGATGATATTGAACTCGACGGTGTCGGGATTGAGTACCGTATTGTCGCTGAAAACACGGATAATTGGTTTACGCCGTGTGCTGGGCGAATTACTCGGTTTGAATGGGAAGAGCAGGACTGGCTGGATGTGTATACTCAGGTCCCGATTGATACGGCGTACGAAATTCCAATGGAATTTGATCCTAATCTTGCTTTGGCCATTATTTGGGGCAAGAATCTTGAAGAGGCCAAAGCGCGCGGTGTTCAGTTCCTCGACTCTCTGGTTCTGGAGGGTGATATTAGCGGGAAATCTGAAGATTTTTACACCAATATCAAATATTTGAAAGCCAAGACTGATAGACTTCTGGAGTTTTAG
- a CDS encoding carboxyl transferase domain-containing protein, with protein sequence MDTTKKVQNLKDRLSYIRDIFAAKEDDSIRLLSARLNELLERHQSQPGGVSSSQLARLEDLFDFSERKLDLTLTPMDRVRIVRHPQRICLKDILENVYDNYTEIGGRGEFNIDPSMLIARAVFSRRVGDKVINQMVMVIGQEKGHGEAFRNGGSVKPSGNAKALHYMKVAETENIPVHTFVFTPGAYPVEDWPGAAQQIAKNLYELAALKVPVISVFSEGGSGGAEAVGLADRRIMLSHGYYSVISPEGAAAIEGGLRGGTRATPELIEKCARQLCITAEDNLQNGYIDRILQEPPLGARPNHYEFFRELRRELIQTTNEVVSGVKSMKLYRAMAVRGSKTDDAESIYMRWTLSKSALNRLVDQRQRKFRSLSRHARLDGTGVVNRAVTATKGAVWATHSFLRYDLLGRQKKRLNAMFEDIGAEAHLVRHKLLMPLKKTMDKVLPGNGSDRPVVGEEVMNRLTRLSCPEDGACLVGSEWNWTSPRSHEDRTLTCPNVRTQHCPDLWVPDLFGDFAGVCPSCGHHFPMEYRWYLENVFDYSESKEFNQQLESVNPLGYEKFDFKLDKAKEKTGLKSACITFETSIEEVDTVVAVLCAPFRGGSVGAAEGEKFIRAAERAGRKRQPFIAYVHGTAGIRIQEGVNGVIQMPRCTIAVRRYIDAGGLYLVLYDTNSYAGPVASFLGCSPYQFAVQSSNIGFAGPGVITETTGITTPPDYHRAYHALSRGHIHGIWDRREVKKNLHQSLLTMGGRNLYYR encoded by the coding sequence ATGGATACGACAAAAAAAGTCCAGAATCTCAAAGATCGTTTGAGTTATATCCGAGATATCTTCGCGGCCAAGGAAGATGACTCCATTCGTTTGCTTTCTGCCCGGTTGAATGAATTGTTGGAACGGCATCAATCACAACCCGGTGGCGTATCCAGCAGCCAATTGGCACGACTTGAGGATTTATTCGATTTTTCGGAACGTAAACTTGATTTGACCCTCACTCCCATGGATCGGGTACGGATTGTCCGGCACCCGCAGCGTATTTGTCTCAAGGATATACTTGAGAACGTTTACGATAATTACACTGAGATTGGTGGGCGCGGCGAATTCAATATTGATCCGTCCATGTTGATTGCCAGGGCTGTCTTTTCCCGCAGGGTCGGAGACAAGGTCATCAACCAGATGGTTATGGTTATCGGGCAGGAAAAAGGCCATGGTGAGGCTTTTCGTAATGGTGGCTCGGTCAAGCCTTCGGGGAATGCTAAAGCCCTTCATTATATGAAGGTCGCTGAAACTGAGAATATTCCGGTGCATACTTTTGTGTTTACCCCCGGAGCATATCCCGTGGAAGATTGGCCGGGAGCAGCCCAGCAAATTGCCAAGAATTTGTATGAATTGGCTGCGCTCAAAGTACCGGTTATATCCGTTTTTTCCGAAGGTGGTTCCGGTGGAGCTGAAGCTGTAGGCTTGGCTGACCGACGTATTATGCTTTCTCACGGGTACTATTCCGTTATTTCCCCCGAAGGTGCGGCAGCCATCGAAGGCGGCTTACGAGGTGGTACACGGGCAACACCTGAGCTGATTGAAAAATGTGCCAGGCAGCTTTGCATTACAGCCGAAGATAATCTTCAAAATGGGTACATTGATCGTATATTGCAGGAACCTCCTTTGGGTGCCAGACCCAATCATTATGAATTTTTCCGGGAACTGCGGCGTGAGTTGATCCAAACCACCAACGAAGTGGTTAGCGGCGTCAAATCCATGAAATTGTATCGTGCTATGGCTGTTCGCGGCAGTAAGACCGATGATGCTGAATCCATTTATATGCGGTGGACTTTGTCGAAATCTGCGTTGAATCGTTTGGTTGATCAACGGCAGCGAAAGTTCAGAAGTTTGAGTCGTCACGCTCGTTTGGATGGTACAGGAGTTGTTAACCGAGCAGTAACTGCGACTAAGGGAGCGGTCTGGGCGACACATTCCTTTTTACGATATGATCTTTTGGGACGGCAGAAAAAACGCCTTAATGCCATGTTTGAAGACATTGGTGCAGAAGCACATTTGGTTCGCCACAAGCTTCTTATGCCGTTGAAAAAGACCATGGACAAAGTTTTGCCGGGTAATGGTTCCGATCGTCCTGTTGTGGGTGAAGAGGTCATGAACAGATTGACTCGGTTGTCTTGCCCTGAAGACGGCGCTTGTTTGGTTGGCAGCGAATGGAATTGGACCAGTCCTCGTAGTCATGAGGATCGGACTCTTACCTGTCCCAATGTGCGAACACAGCACTGCCCTGATTTGTGGGTACCTGATCTTTTTGGTGATTTTGCTGGTGTATGTCCTTCCTGTGGCCACCATTTCCCTATGGAATATCGATGGTATCTGGAAAATGTTTTTGATTACAGCGAATCCAAGGAATTTAACCAACAGTTAGAATCCGTGAATCCATTGGGGTATGAGAAATTTGATTTCAAGCTCGACAAGGCCAAGGAAAAGACTGGGTTGAAATCAGCTTGCATTACCTTTGAAACTTCCATTGAAGAGGTCGATACCGTTGTCGCGGTGTTGTGTGCGCCTTTTCGGGGTGGCAGTGTAGGCGCGGCCGAGGGTGAAAAATTTATTCGTGCGGCGGAACGGGCTGGACGCAAACGGCAGCCGTTCATTGCCTATGTGCACGGAACAGCGGGAATTCGTATTCAGGAAGGCGTTAACGGCGTTATTCAGATGCCTCGGTGTACCATCGCTGTACGTCGTTATATCGATGCTGGTGGGCTATACCTTGTGCTGTATGATACCAATTCCTATGCCGGTCCCGTAGCTAGCTTTTTGGGATGTTCTCCTTATCAATTCGCCGTACAGTCATCAAATATCGGTTTTGCCGGTCCAGGTGTTATTACCGAGACCACAGGCATCACGACTCCACCGGATTATCATCGCGCGTACCATGCGCTTTCACGTGGTCATATCCACGGTATTTGGGATAGACGAGAGGTCAAAAAAAACCTCCATCAGTCGCTCTTGACCATGGGTGGTCGCAACCTATACTATCGATAG
- a CDS encoding biotin attachment protein, with the protein MLNIKELLDKVKASPYREIVVRAPHTGVVEFAGLKQGDTVRGPGGDYKEKPGTLLANLTREKNKKSIPAPEKGIIEAVHLEHEGQFVEAGEPLVTIKHYLTRKEVIELILQEALYLFRAPERAKYYFVPEVDQKLKVSGKRSVKVHDGMEILIVSRMKRETPLAYTGPDGIIYSVYFGRGDNVDEGGPLIGVCPEDQLTVIQDVVARIQSEWEEEE; encoded by the coding sequence GTGCTGAATATCAAAGAGTTACTTGATAAGGTTAAAGCGTCCCCTTACCGTGAAATCGTGGTTCGTGCTCCTCATACCGGCGTTGTTGAGTTTGCCGGTTTGAAACAGGGCGATACTGTTCGTGGTCCCGGAGGCGATTATAAGGAAAAACCCGGCACTTTGCTGGCGAATTTGACCCGCGAAAAAAACAAGAAATCCATTCCGGCACCGGAGAAGGGTATTATTGAGGCTGTTCATCTGGAACACGAAGGCCAATTCGTGGAAGCCGGTGAACCTCTGGTAACCATCAAGCACTATCTGACCCGCAAGGAAGTTATTGAGCTGATCCTTCAGGAAGCCCTGTACCTGTTCCGTGCTCCTGAGCGCGCCAAGTATTACTTCGTTCCCGAAGTTGATCAAAAACTGAAGGTATCCGGCAAGCGTTCCGTTAAAGTGCATGATGGGATGGAAATTCTGATCGTTTCTCGTATGAAGCGTGAGACTCCTTTGGCCTACACCGGCCCTGATGGCATTATTTATTCCGTCTATTTCGGTCGTGGTGATAATGTGGACGAGGGTGGCCCGTTGATCGGTGTTTGCCCTGAAGATCAATTGACCGTCATTCAGGATGTGGTTGCTCGTATCCAGAGTGAATGGGAAGAAGAAGAGTAG
- the ssb gene encoding single-stranded DNA-binding protein translates to MAGSMNKVILIGRLGRDPELSYTPAGQARAKFSIATDEGYRDRQTGQKVEKTEWHNIVAWRQTAEFCGNYLGKGRLVMVEGKLQTRKWQDQNTGQDRYMTEIVADRVQGLDRAADGAGAPAGGGYQKQQGGYQQQQQGGYQQQQQSQSGYQQQAPQQGQAAQGQPQQQEEDLGPAFPSEASGMDDVPF, encoded by the coding sequence ATGGCTGGCAGCATGAACAAAGTTATTCTTATTGGCAGGTTGGGGCGTGACCCCGAGTTGTCTTATACGCCCGCCGGGCAGGCTCGGGCAAAATTTTCCATTGCCACCGATGAAGGGTACCGTGACAGACAAACCGGTCAGAAAGTCGAAAAAACCGAGTGGCACAATATTGTCGCTTGGAGACAGACCGCTGAATTCTGTGGCAACTATCTTGGCAAGGGCCGTTTGGTCATGGTCGAAGGTAAGTTGCAGACACGGAAATGGCAGGATCAGAATACCGGCCAGGACCGTTACATGACCGAGATCGTCGCTGACAGAGTTCAGGGACTTGATCGAGCGGCTGATGGTGCCGGTGCTCCGGCCGGTGGTGGATATCAAAAACAGCAGGGCGGCTACCAGCAGCAACAGCAAGGTGGTTACCAACAGCAGCAACAGTCTCAGAGCGGTTATCAACAGCAGGCTCCACAGCAGGGACAGGCTGCTCAGGGGCAACCTCAGCAGCAGGAAGAAGACCTCGGTCCCGCCTTCCCCTCTGAGGCCAGCGGCATGGACGACGTGCCTTTCTAG
- a CDS encoding amino acid ABC transporter ATP-binding protein: protein MESQKVVIDVKGLNKWYGDFHVLKNIDLQVREGERIVICGPSGSGKSTLIRCMNRLEHHQEGTIIVDGTELTGNLKGLEKIRKEVGMVFQNFNLFPHMTVLENLTLAPVWVRKMPKKEAEKIAMHYLGRVRIAEQAQKYPGQLSGGQQQRVAIARALCMSPNILLFDEPTSALDPEMIKEVLDVMIELAEENMTMVCVTHEMGFARTVADRVIFMDYGEIVEQNSPEEFFSNPQYDRTKLFLSQILQH from the coding sequence ATGGAATCTCAGAAAGTTGTGATCGACGTCAAAGGACTGAACAAGTGGTACGGCGACTTTCACGTTCTCAAAAATATTGATCTTCAAGTCCGTGAGGGTGAACGCATAGTCATTTGCGGCCCGTCAGGCTCAGGCAAATCCACCCTCATCCGATGTATGAACCGTCTTGAACATCATCAGGAAGGGACCATCATTGTGGATGGCACAGAACTAACCGGCAACCTCAAGGGGCTCGAAAAAATTCGCAAGGAAGTCGGCATGGTCTTCCAGAATTTCAATCTGTTCCCGCACATGACAGTTCTGGAAAATCTGACACTTGCTCCGGTCTGGGTACGTAAAATGCCTAAAAAGGAAGCAGAAAAAATTGCCATGCATTATCTCGGCCGTGTCCGCATTGCCGAGCAAGCCCAAAAGTATCCGGGACAGCTTTCCGGTGGGCAGCAACAGCGCGTCGCCATCGCCCGCGCCCTTTGTATGAGTCCAAACATCCTGCTCTTTGACGAACCAACATCTGCCCTAGACCCAGAAATGATCAAAGAAGTGTTGGATGTCATGATCGAACTTGCCGAAGAGAACATGACCATGGTCTGCGTTACCCATGAAATGGGTTTCGCCCGCACCGTGGCCGACCGTGTTATCTTCATGGATTACGGCGAAATTGTGGAACAGAATTCACCGGAAGAATTCTTTAGTAATCCGCAATATGACAGAACTAAGCTTTTCCTGAGTCAGATTCTGCAACATTAA